One part of the Mangrovibacillus cuniculi genome encodes these proteins:
- a CDS encoding histidine phosphatase family protein, with translation MNTTIYFVRHAHSHFDLKNERLRELSEKGWNDVSAVTDILTKEQVNRIYSSTYTRAVQTVEEYAKSLNQVVEVDERLREGMLSHADFHFENANASLKFAMENPDFTYDGGESRRSIQARGVEALKEIVAKHQGEKIAIGTHGYILMAMMNHIDSSYGFDFFLSTTNPDIYRVEVSPEFELVDMERLWK, from the coding sequence ATGAACACAACCATCTACTTCGTCCGGCACGCACATTCTCATTTCGACCTTAAAAATGAAAGATTAAGAGAATTATCTGAAAAAGGGTGGAACGACGTCAGCGCAGTGACGGATATTTTGACGAAAGAACAAGTTAATAGAATATACTCTAGTACATATACGAGAGCCGTTCAAACTGTGGAGGAGTATGCGAAATCACTTAATCAAGTTGTAGAAGTAGATGAGCGCCTTAGGGAAGGTATGTTATCGCATGCAGACTTTCATTTTGAAAACGCCAACGCTTCCTTAAAATTTGCGATGGAAAACCCGGATTTTACATACGATGGCGGAGAGTCGCGCCGTTCGATTCAAGCTCGTGGAGTAGAAGCGTTAAAAGAGATCGTTGCAAAGCACCAAGGTGAAAAGATTGCCATCGGGACTCACGGATATATTTTAATGGCGATGATGAACCACATAGATTCTTCCTATGGCTTTGACTTCTTCTTGTCTACTACTAATCCAGATATTTATCGAGTGGAAGTGTCACCGGAATTTGAGCTGGTGGATATGGAGCGTCTTTGGAAGTAG
- a CDS encoding type II toxin-antitoxin system Phd/YefM family antitoxin, translated as MKNFKPITELRNYKEILEQVKDNAPVYLTREGKSEYAIVKVEDLEKLQSTITLLSEIEKGEQSARDKKWISADEVDDYFSLKG; from the coding sequence TTGAAAAATTTCAAACCAATAACCGAATTGAGGAACTATAAAGAGATTCTAGAGCAAGTAAAAGATAATGCCCCAGTTTATCTAACTAGAGAAGGAAAGAGTGAGTATGCAATTGTGAAGGTGGAAGATTTAGAAAAATTGCAATCCACAATAACGTTACTTTCCGAAATTGAAAAGGGGGAACAATCGGCTAGAGATAAGAAGTGGATCTCAGCCGATGAAGTGGATGACTACTTTAGCTTAAAAGGGTAA
- a CDS encoding TetR/AcrR family transcriptional regulator has product MDRRKKYTQMVLKKSLLALIKTKQIANITVKELCELADINRSTYYAHYANPYDLLYAIEEEFMEELVATLNQYNFSKEDEAMEMTIKLFEFLAEKSDICQVLLSENSDMQFQKKGMRITQEYIFHHWITDKKLDPETYEYINLFLVSGCIYVIKNWLESGQNKTPREMAEFLYGFVNKGLSGVCGGEN; this is encoded by the coding sequence ATGGATCGTCGAAAAAAGTACACACAAATGGTGCTAAAGAAAAGCTTATTAGCATTAATCAAAACCAAACAAATTGCGAATATAACGGTGAAAGAACTATGTGAGCTGGCCGATATTAATCGTTCTACTTACTATGCCCACTATGCAAACCCATATGATTTGCTTTATGCGATTGAAGAAGAGTTTATGGAGGAGTTAGTGGCTACGTTAAACCAATATAATTTTTCAAAAGAAGACGAAGCGATGGAGATGACGATTAAACTTTTTGAGTTTCTTGCGGAAAAGAGTGACATTTGCCAGGTGCTTCTAAGCGAAAATAGCGATATGCAATTTCAGAAAAAAGGGATGCGGATAACGCAAGAGTATATTTTTCATCATTGGATCACGGATAAAAAGCTGGATCCCGAAACATATGAGTATATCAATTTGTTCTTGGTTAGTGGTTGTATTTATGTTATTAAAAACTGGCTGGAATCTGGTCAAAATAAGACACCTAGAGAGATGGCGGAGTTTTTGTATGGGTTTGTGAATAAGGGGTTGAGTGGGGTTTGTGGGGGAGAGAACTAA
- a CDS encoding efflux RND transporter permease subunit encodes MEEEFTGAVPNTRVMIPDITVPEALEYKEKLAAVEGVTDVLWLDDVMDVKTPLELADKELVETYYKEQNALFSIGVKNGEEVAATDDIYELIGEEGAIAGEASNTASSQKMAGSESMYAALLLVPIIIFILVISTTSWIEPVFFLTAIGVSVLINLGTNVFIGEVSFVTQSVAPILQLAVSLDYAVFLLHSFSDYRKTEEDPAVAMKLAMKKAFPAITASAATTFFGFIALMFMNFEIGSDLGLNLVKGIVLSFISVMVFLPALTLYFYKWMDKTQHKNFVPSFQGIGNKFLKFKIPSLVIIGIIIVPAFLAQSNTSFIYGLGEQPETTRNGSDLIKVQEAFGDMTPIVVLVPRGDVAKEEEMVEDLEQLDYVTGVIAYANSVGTAIPPEYLEESVRNEFYSENYARIVINTNQTTEGDVPFTIVENVEKIATDYYGDEALSLGESVTLYDIKNTVTKDNVVVNALTIVTIALVLLISFRSISIPIVLLITIQSAVWINLSIPYFANASLVFVGYLIISTVQLAATVDYAILLTEAYTHNRKEMPAGKAIRKTLDEKTFSISISAAILSSVGFILWITSSNPIVQSIGLLLGRGALLAFIMVVVFLPALLVVLDKFMKKTTYQANYYEEK; translated from the coding sequence ATGGAAGAAGAATTCACTGGGGCAGTTCCAAACACCCGAGTGATGATTCCGGATATAACAGTCCCAGAAGCACTGGAATATAAAGAAAAGCTAGCTGCGGTAGAGGGAGTGACCGACGTCCTTTGGCTAGATGATGTCATGGATGTCAAAACACCGCTCGAACTCGCAGATAAAGAATTAGTAGAAACCTATTATAAAGAACAGAATGCCTTATTTTCTATCGGTGTCAAAAATGGGGAAGAAGTAGCGGCAACAGATGATATATATGAACTAATTGGAGAAGAGGGAGCTATCGCGGGAGAAGCTAGTAATACCGCAAGCTCACAAAAAATGGCCGGATCGGAATCTATGTATGCTGCACTACTTTTGGTACCAATCATTATCTTCATCTTAGTCATCTCCACAACCTCTTGGATTGAACCTGTTTTCTTCCTAACAGCTATTGGAGTTTCGGTTTTAATCAACCTCGGAACCAATGTATTTATAGGTGAAGTATCATTCGTCACACAGTCTGTTGCTCCTATTTTACAGCTTGCAGTCTCACTCGATTACGCCGTGTTCTTGCTACATAGCTTTTCTGATTATCGTAAAACAGAAGAAGACCCTGCTGTAGCGATGAAACTTGCCATGAAAAAGGCGTTCCCAGCGATAACGGCAAGTGCTGCAACGACGTTTTTTGGCTTTATCGCACTGATGTTCATGAACTTTGAGATTGGATCGGACTTAGGATTAAACCTGGTAAAAGGAATCGTGCTAAGCTTCATCAGTGTCATGGTGTTCTTGCCAGCATTAACGCTTTACTTCTATAAATGGATGGACAAAACACAACATAAAAACTTTGTTCCAAGTTTCCAAGGGATTGGTAATAAATTTTTAAAGTTTAAGATTCCAAGTCTTGTCATTATCGGAATCATTATCGTACCAGCATTTTTAGCACAAAGTAACACGTCCTTCATCTACGGATTAGGAGAGCAGCCGGAAACGACTCGAAACGGCAGTGATTTAATCAAAGTCCAAGAAGCGTTCGGTGATATGACGCCAATTGTCGTGTTAGTGCCTAGAGGCGATGTGGCAAAAGAAGAAGAAATGGTGGAAGACTTAGAGCAATTAGATTATGTAACTGGCGTTATTGCGTATGCCAACAGCGTAGGAACAGCTATCCCACCAGAGTATTTGGAAGAATCAGTTCGAAACGAGTTTTACTCTGAAAATTACGCTCGAATTGTCATTAATACCAACCAGACGACAGAAGGGGACGTTCCGTTCACGATAGTGGAAAATGTAGAGAAGATTGCTACGGATTACTACGGGGACGAAGCACTTAGTCTAGGGGAAAGTGTTACGCTTTACGATATTAAAAACACGGTGACGAAAGATAATGTTGTTGTGAATGCATTAACCATCGTTACCATTGCACTTGTTTTATTGATAAGTTTTCGATCGATATCCATCCCGATTGTGTTACTCATTACAATTCAATCAGCGGTGTGGATCAACTTATCAATTCCTTATTTTGCGAACGCATCGTTGGTGTTTGTTGGCTACCTTATTATCAGTACCGTTCAGCTTGCAGCAACCGTAGATTACGCCATTTTATTAACAGAAGCATACACCCATAACCGCAAGGAAATGCCAGCGGGGAAAGCAATCCGTAAAACGCTTGATGAAAAGACATTCTCGATATCTATTTCGGCTGCAATTCTCTCCAGCGTGGGATTTATTCTTTGGATTACGTCGTCCAATCCAATCGTGCAATCCATCGGCTTACTACTTGGGCGAGGAGCATTACTAGCATTCATTATGGTTGTAGTCTTCCTGCCAGCATTATTAGTCGTGTTAGATAAATTTATGAAGAAAACAACGTATCAAGCAAACTATTACGAGGAGAAGTGA
- a CDS encoding YhgE/Pip domain-containing protein, with the protein MKKKTILPVAVATMLVAPNVLANPAKAAENVAAKEEVVYATLSAEGKVANIYVVNTLDVEKDGVVTDFGDYQKIKNLTNVSPIKQEGNTISVEAPEGKFYYQGNLDNSTELPWNVEVTYFLDGQEIDATELAGASGKVEMTITTQQNESVDPLFYQNYLLQVTVTLPNTYQNIDSTGGMVANVGKNKQITFSVLPEQEEALKVEADVEDFAFQGVEIAAVPSSFPIDLGDTDQLTGDMGELSDGISKVNDGMTELEDGIRQLRDGAAELEKGSAQYQRGVRELNGSSGDIVAGSTQIKNALQTINAGLSGGAGEMDLGALAELPAGLGKLSDGLKQTNEGLTTFQQQYNQAYAALNEAIRAIPTAQVTEAEIAALYESGADAVVVDKLVASYAAAQKVRGTYESVQGAFAAVDPTMTQVKGSLTTISGQLDSISANLEKSLAQMDTGSLVELQEGIAQLASNYNTFHNGIVSYTQGVGQLANSYKELNKGVTEVSNGLGELQSGAGELQDGTQELSDETADLPERLQAEINEMVAQFDKSDFEPISFVSPENENVKSVQFVLKTESIEKEEPKEKEAVEEEKNGFWELFVGLFKK; encoded by the coding sequence ATGAAGAAAAAAACGATTTTACCTGTCGCTGTCGCAACCATGCTTGTCGCACCTAATGTCCTAGCCAATCCGGCGAAAGCTGCAGAGAATGTGGCTGCGAAAGAAGAAGTAGTGTATGCAACATTGAGTGCAGAAGGAAAGGTCGCTAATATATACGTCGTTAACACGTTAGATGTGGAGAAAGATGGCGTCGTGACGGACTTCGGTGATTATCAAAAGATCAAGAATCTAACGAACGTGTCTCCTATCAAACAAGAAGGCAATACGATTTCCGTAGAAGCTCCGGAAGGGAAGTTCTACTATCAAGGAAACCTCGATAATAGCACCGAGCTACCTTGGAACGTAGAGGTCACTTATTTTCTAGACGGCCAAGAGATTGATGCTACCGAACTTGCAGGAGCATCTGGAAAAGTGGAAATGACCATCACCACACAACAAAATGAATCTGTAGATCCTCTTTTTTATCAAAACTATTTATTACAAGTAACGGTGACGCTGCCAAACACGTATCAGAACATTGATTCAACTGGCGGGATGGTTGCGAACGTAGGGAAGAACAAACAAATTACGTTTTCCGTACTACCGGAACAAGAAGAAGCGTTGAAAGTGGAAGCGGACGTAGAAGACTTTGCATTTCAAGGAGTCGAAATTGCTGCAGTTCCTTCTAGTTTTCCGATTGACCTAGGAGATACAGATCAGTTGACGGGAGACATGGGAGAGTTGTCCGACGGCATCAGTAAAGTGAATGACGGGATGACGGAATTGGAAGATGGTATCCGTCAATTACGTGATGGCGCTGCAGAGTTGGAGAAGGGGTCTGCTCAGTATCAAAGAGGGGTTAGAGAGTTGAACGGATCTTCTGGAGACATTGTTGCTGGATCCACGCAGATTAAGAATGCATTGCAAACGATAAACGCAGGATTATCCGGCGGTGCTGGTGAGATGGATTTAGGTGCTTTGGCGGAGTTGCCAGCTGGGTTAGGGAAGCTTTCGGATGGTTTGAAGCAAACGAATGAGGGCTTAACGACTTTTCAACAACAGTACAATCAAGCATATGCTGCGCTGAACGAAGCAATACGTGCCATTCCAACGGCGCAAGTAACGGAAGCGGAAATCGCTGCGCTATATGAAAGTGGAGCAGATGCAGTAGTGGTGGATAAGTTGGTAGCATCTTATGCAGCAGCTCAAAAGGTTAGAGGCACGTATGAGTCTGTTCAAGGTGCGTTTGCAGCGGTGGACCCAACGATGACACAAGTGAAAGGTTCTCTTACTACTATTAGTGGTCAGTTAGATAGCATTTCTGCCAACCTTGAGAAGTCTTTAGCGCAGATGGATACAGGAAGTTTAGTCGAGCTGCAAGAAGGTATAGCTCAATTGGCATCTAATTACAATACGTTCCACAACGGAATTGTCAGCTATACGCAAGGTGTGGGACAGTTAGCGAACTCGTATAAAGAGTTGAACAAAGGTGTCACGGAAGTCTCCAACGGCTTAGGTGAGTTACAAAGTGGAGCTGGTGAACTGCAAGATGGGACACAAGAGTTGAGCGATGAAACGGCAGACTTACCAGAGCGTTTACAAGCGGAAATCAATGAGATGGTTGCACAGTTTGATAAGTCAGATTTTGAACCAATTTCTTTCGTTTCTCCAGAGAACGAAAATGTGAAGTCTGTACAATTCGTTCTGAAGACGGAAAGCATTGAGAAGGAAGAGCCGAAGGAGAAGGAAGCGGTGGAGGAAGAGAAGAATGGTTTTTGGGAGTTGTTTGTTGGATTGTTTAAAAAGTAA
- a CDS encoding GNAT family N-acetyltransferase, with amino-acid sequence MLPVTLRRPTVTDVHILHRFFELMIFDTYEKDGIGDKVEDIQQEIEEKKTYLEVDFRSNGKDRFFLLAFLDDELIGTIEYGPPNSLIQEWVEEDPQTFVEVGTVYIHPSYQQKGVGSFLVKSMLVELHAKQMTRFYLDSGFIAAQQVWCKKFGAPTIHLKDYWGKDRDHMIWNLSVQKYI; translated from the coding sequence ATGTTACCTGTTACACTTCGTCGACCTACTGTAACTGACGTCCATATCTTACATCGATTTTTCGAATTGATGATTTTCGACACATATGAAAAAGATGGGATTGGCGATAAGGTAGAGGACATCCAGCAGGAGATAGAAGAAAAGAAAACATACTTAGAAGTCGATTTTCGGAGCAATGGAAAAGATCGTTTTTTCTTATTAGCATTTCTTGATGATGAATTGATTGGAACGATTGAATATGGCCCTCCAAACTCGCTTATTCAAGAATGGGTTGAAGAAGATCCTCAAACATTTGTAGAGGTCGGAACTGTTTACATTCACCCTTCCTATCAACAAAAAGGGGTCGGTAGTTTTTTAGTAAAGAGCATGTTGGTAGAACTTCACGCTAAGCAAATGACCCGATTCTATTTAGACAGTGGGTTTATTGCTGCGCAGCAAGTTTGGTGCAAAAAATTTGGAGCTCCCACTATTCACCTGAAAGACTATTGGGGAAAAGACCGCGATCATATGATATGGAATCTTTCTGTTCAAAAGTACATCTAA
- a CDS encoding nucleotide pyrophosphohydrolase, producing MKELMEKITAFREARGWDANLSEKDLAISISLEANELLENFQWKTSEEAIAATSENIREEMADVFIYLLQLADRLGVDLEEEAHKKIVKNAVKYPLPVQK from the coding sequence ATGAAAGAACTAATGGAAAAGATTACAGCATTTCGAGAAGCGCGTGGATGGGATGCGAATTTAAGTGAAAAAGATTTAGCCATCTCCATATCGTTGGAAGCGAACGAGTTGCTAGAAAACTTTCAATGGAAGACTAGTGAAGAAGCCATTGCAGCAACATCTGAAAATATAAGAGAAGAGATGGCAGATGTATTTATCTACTTGTTGCAATTAGCAGATCGTCTTGGTGTGGATTTGGAAGAAGAAGCGCATAAGAAGATTGTGAAGAATGCGGTGAAATATCCTTTGCCTGTGCAGAAGTAA
- a CDS encoding iron-containing alcohol dehydrogenase has product MYNLYCRAYQFVFKYSLYFLQWRKPCLLEGENSILKLPDLLRNIGFKKILIVTDEGIGKARLMQPFLDVLSANNASHVVYDKVVPNPTIENMEDAVKLYYQHQCDVIVAFGGGSSIDCAKGVAARVARPDKSLAEMKGSLKIRRGIPPLVAVPTTSGTGSEATVAIVVTDPANRTKYTITDTVLIPHYAVLDPLLTTGLPPHITAATGMDAMTHAIEAYIGRSNTPTTRKQSVEAVQLIVSNLKEAFTNGSNVTARSNMQKASYLAGSAFTRAFVGNVHAIAHTLGGFYGIPHGLANAVVLPHVLEFYGESVFKPLGELADEVGIAEPGDSLEVKAGKFVELVREMNVELGIPEVIDGIKAADIPEMADRAFLEANPFYPVPKIMSRADFVELFEKITG; this is encoded by the coding sequence ATGTACAACCTATACTGTCGTGCTTATCAATTTGTATTTAAATATAGTTTGTATTTCCTTCAGTGGCGCAAGCCGTGTTTATTGGAGGGAGAGAACAGTATTTTGAAGTTACCAGATTTACTTCGGAATATTGGGTTTAAGAAGATCTTAATTGTGACCGATGAGGGTATCGGGAAAGCTCGATTGATGCAGCCTTTTTTAGATGTGTTGTCCGCTAACAACGCTAGTCACGTTGTTTATGATAAGGTGGTCCCTAATCCCACGATAGAAAATATGGAGGATGCGGTGAAGCTATATTATCAACATCAATGCGACGTTATTGTTGCCTTTGGCGGTGGCTCTTCTATTGATTGTGCGAAAGGAGTCGCGGCACGAGTTGCGAGGCCGGACAAGTCTTTGGCAGAGATGAAAGGCTCTCTAAAGATTCGCAGAGGCATTCCACCTTTAGTAGCGGTGCCGACGACTTCTGGCACTGGGAGCGAGGCAACGGTTGCAATTGTTGTGACAGATCCAGCAAATCGAACGAAGTATACCATAACCGACACGGTTCTAATTCCACACTATGCGGTGCTTGATCCACTTTTAACAACTGGACTACCTCCTCATATCACCGCTGCAACAGGAATGGATGCGATGACGCACGCTATTGAAGCTTATATTGGAAGAAGTAATACACCAACCACCAGAAAACAAAGTGTGGAGGCAGTGCAACTCATTGTCTCCAACCTAAAAGAAGCTTTTACAAACGGGTCCAATGTGACAGCGCGATCCAATATGCAGAAGGCTTCCTATTTGGCAGGAAGTGCGTTCACTCGAGCGTTCGTGGGAAATGTGCATGCCATCGCTCACACACTGGGTGGATTTTACGGTATTCCACATGGGTTGGCGAACGCCGTAGTGCTGCCGCATGTACTAGAGTTTTATGGAGAGTCGGTGTTTAAACCGTTGGGAGAATTGGCGGATGAGGTGGGGATTGCAGAACCAGGAGATAGTTTGGAGGTGAAGGCAGGAAAGTTTGTGGAGTTGGTGAGAGAAATGAATGTGGAGCTTGGCATTCCAGAAGTTATAGATGGAATTAAGGCGGCAGATATTCCGGAGATGGCGGACCGCGCGTTTCTGGAAGCTAATCCGTTTTATCCAGTTCCGAAAATCATGAGTCGGGCGGATTTTGTGGAGTTGTTTGAGAAGATTACGGGGTGA
- the galE gene encoding UDP-glucose 4-epimerase GalE — MAILVCGGAGYIGSHAVWQLVKQGEEVVVVDSLQKGHAPAVHPEATLHVGDLRDATFLDGVFKKHNIEAVLHFAADSLVGESVTDPLTYYDNNVHGANCLLKAMVKHDVKKIIFSSTAAVYGEPDTVPITETNRVQPTNPYGETKLAIEKMLHWSEQAYGIRHVVLRYFNVAGADTDGVIGEDHTPETHLLPIILQVALGKREQIHIYGDDYPTPDGTCIRDYIHVTDLIQAHLLALTHLREGKGSDVFNLGNGNGFSVKEVIEAVRKVTGHEIPAVVSERRGGDPAQLIASSEKAMAVLGWEPRHSSMEEMIQSAYDWFRNHPTGYGKVERK, encoded by the coding sequence ATGGCGATTTTAGTTTGTGGTGGAGCAGGATATATTGGTAGCCATGCGGTCTGGCAGTTAGTGAAGCAAGGGGAAGAAGTGGTGGTGGTGGACTCCCTTCAGAAGGGTCACGCGCCGGCAGTTCATCCAGAAGCGACGTTGCACGTAGGGGATCTGCGCGATGCCACATTCCTAGATGGGGTGTTCAAAAAACACAACATCGAAGCAGTTCTTCACTTCGCAGCGGATTCTCTTGTTGGGGAAAGTGTAACAGATCCGCTAACCTACTATGATAACAACGTTCACGGTGCGAACTGCTTGCTGAAAGCGATGGTGAAACACGATGTGAAGAAGATTATTTTCTCTTCTACTGCTGCGGTGTACGGTGAGCCGGATACGGTGCCAATCACAGAAACGAATCGAGTACAGCCGACAAATCCTTATGGTGAGACAAAGTTAGCGATTGAAAAGATGCTTCATTGGTCGGAGCAAGCATACGGTATTCGTCACGTGGTTCTGCGTTACTTTAACGTGGCTGGGGCTGATACAGACGGTGTGATTGGGGAAGACCACACGCCAGAAACGCACTTGCTGCCGATTATCTTACAAGTGGCTCTTGGTAAAAGAGAGCAAATTCACATTTACGGAGACGACTATCCAACGCCGGATGGGACGTGTATCCGCGATTATATTCATGTAACGGATTTGATTCAAGCCCATTTATTAGCGCTTACTCATTTGCGTGAGGGTAAAGGAAGCGACGTTTTCAATTTAGGGAATGGAAACGGCTTTTCTGTAAAAGAAGTGATCGAAGCTGTCCGTAAGGTTACTGGTCATGAGATACCTGCAGTTGTGTCCGAGCGACGAGGTGGCGATCCGGCTCAGTTAATTGCTTCTTCTGAAAAAGCGATGGCTGTATTAGGGTGGGAACCGCGACACTCTTCCATGGAAGAAATGATTCAAAGTGCGTACGACTGGTTCCGCAACCATCCAACTGGTTATGGAAAGGTGGAGAGAAAATGA
- the galT gene encoding UDP-glucose--hexose-1-phosphate uridylyltransferase, which produces MNTVIFSHVENLLTYGVRTNLIEETDKDYVRNRLLAVLDVEHYEVPTEIEEESNHLVILESILDWAYEHERLEHNDVTHRDILDTEIMGCFVARPSEVNRVFRTLYEQESPTAATDYLYRLSNDSNYIRTGRIAKNQHWLTNTDYGDIEITINLSKPEKDPATIALEKQAKQYAYPTCLLCKENVGYKGRLTHPARSNLRTVPLTLQEEKWQLQYSPYVYYNEHAIVFREEHTPMKISKQSFAKLLDFVEQYPHYFIGSNADLPIVGGSILSHDHFQAGNHEFPMAKAGVSHTFTLDEYKDISIGIVDWPMSVLRLTGTDAASLVEASGYILEMWKDYSDPAVDIEAFTGDTPHNTITPIARRRGDQFELDLVLRNNRTSEQHPLGIFHPHAEVHPIKKENIGLIEVMGLAVLPGRLKEELQKITEYVSENQLAQVAQDPLTAKHAEWVQQLVNSVEEVSDWQEVIQQEVGRLFSIVLEHAGVFKRDKEGLEAFIRFTKELQQVGDQHEVRNV; this is translated from the coding sequence ATGAATACGGTGATCTTTTCACACGTAGAAAATCTTTTAACATATGGTGTACGAACTAATTTAATAGAAGAAACAGATAAGGATTATGTTCGGAATCGATTGTTAGCGGTGTTGGATGTAGAACATTACGAAGTGCCTACCGAGATAGAGGAAGAGTCCAATCACCTAGTAATTTTAGAATCCATCCTTGATTGGGCTTACGAACATGAACGTCTAGAGCATAACGATGTCACGCATCGAGATATTCTAGATACAGAAATCATGGGCTGCTTTGTGGCTCGCCCATCGGAAGTAAACAGAGTGTTTCGCACACTATATGAACAAGAGAGTCCTACAGCTGCAACGGACTATTTATATCGACTATCCAATGATTCCAACTACATCCGAACAGGACGTATTGCGAAGAATCAACATTGGCTGACAAATACAGATTACGGTGATATCGAAATTACTATCAATCTATCAAAGCCAGAGAAAGATCCTGCGACAATTGCGCTAGAGAAACAAGCGAAGCAATATGCGTATCCAACATGTTTATTATGTAAAGAAAACGTGGGATACAAAGGTCGCTTAACGCATCCTGCTCGCAGTAACTTACGTACAGTGCCGCTTACGTTACAAGAGGAAAAGTGGCAATTACAGTACTCTCCGTATGTGTACTACAACGAGCATGCGATCGTTTTCCGAGAAGAGCACACACCAATGAAAATCTCGAAGCAGTCCTTTGCGAAATTACTAGATTTTGTGGAGCAATATCCACACTATTTCATCGGTTCGAATGCCGATCTACCAATCGTTGGGGGATCTATTTTGAGCCACGACCACTTCCAAGCTGGTAACCACGAGTTTCCGATGGCGAAAGCGGGCGTGTCACATACGTTTACCTTGGACGAATATAAAGATATCTCCATCGGAATTGTCGATTGGCCAATGTCTGTGTTGCGTTTAACGGGAACCGATGCAGCTAGTTTAGTAGAAGCTAGTGGGTATATTTTAGAGATGTGGAAAGATTATTCAGATCCTGCTGTCGACATTGAAGCGTTCACAGGTGACACACCACACAACACCATTACGCCAATCGCTAGAAGAAGAGGAGACCAATTCGAACTGGATTTAGTACTTCGAAATAATAGAACGAGTGAGCAACATCCACTAGGAATCTTCCATCCACATGCGGAAGTTCACCCGATTAAGAAAGAAAATATCGGCTTAATCGAAGTAATGGGATTAGCTGTACTACCAGGTCGTTTAAAGGAAGAACTACAAAAAATCACAGAGTACGTGAGTGAGAACCAACTAGCGCAAGTAGCACAAGATCCACTTACAGCGAAGCATGCAGAGTGGGTACAGCAGCTTGTAAACAGCGTGGAGGAAGTGTCAGATTGGCAAGAAGTAATCCAGCAAGAAGTAGGAAGATTGTTCTCTATCGTCCTAGAGCATGCTGGTGTGTTCAAACGAGATAAAGAAGGACTAGAGGCATTTATTCGATTTACAAAAGAGTTGCAACAGGTAGGTGACCAGCATGAAGTACGAAACGTTTAA
- a CDS encoding DUF5107 domain-containing protein: MKYETFKGIEAVVLENEAVKCTFLPSYGGKLASFYDKRNEYEWLFQAEEENLRIPEYGSDFSLYDSSGFDEVFPSIDETFHPTTGEIVPDHGEVWALPWEVEEVDHGLQFTVKSSVFPYELIRTVTLEEEGLQFDYRAVNNGPLSFPFIWTPHCLLNMNEYTKIEVPSGLEEVITVEHGTKHLGEWGTRHTYPFTKSLSTGEEMDLSKVAPIESGTCEKFYFTKPLPEGWCAVKQHDLGTTLRYEFPHEKIPYLGVWKTEGGYRGHYNMALEPCTGIYDDVYVAKKIRKVTEIPPNGEYTWEFRMKLLK; this comes from the coding sequence ATGAAGTACGAAACGTTTAAAGGGATAGAAGCCGTTGTTTTAGAAAATGAGGCCGTAAAGTGTACGTTTTTACCTAGTTACGGTGGAAAGCTCGCATCATTCTACGATAAGCGAAATGAGTACGAATGGCTGTTCCAAGCGGAAGAGGAGAATCTCCGCATCCCAGAGTACGGTAGTGACTTTTCCCTCTATGACTCTAGTGGATTTGATGAAGTGTTTCCTAGCATTGATGAAACCTTCCATCCGACAACAGGAGAAATAGTTCCAGATCACGGAGAAGTGTGGGCTCTCCCTTGGGAGGTAGAAGAGGTCGACCATGGACTACAGTTTACTGTGAAAAGTTCAGTCTTTCCTTATGAACTGATTCGTACGGTTACGCTGGAGGAGGAAGGTCTCCAATTTGACTATCGTGCAGTCAATAACGGACCACTTTCCTTCCCGTTTATCTGGACACCTCATTGTTTACTAAACATGAATGAGTATACGAAGATTGAGGTACCTTCTGGATTAGAGGAAGTAATAACCGTAGAGCACGGCACAAAGCATTTAGGAGAATGGGGCACTCGCCATACGTATCCTTTTACGAAATCTTTAAGCACTGGGGAAGAGATGGATTTATCTAAAGTTGCACCAATAGAGAGTGGGACGTGTGAGAAATTTTATTTTACTAAACCTCTCCCAGAAGGTTGGTGTGCAGTGAAGCAGCATGATCTCGGCACAACCCTTCGCTATGAGTTTCCTCATGAGAAAATACCCTACTTGGGTGTATGGAAGACGGAAGGTGGCTACAGAGGTCATTACAACATGGCGCTCGAGCCTTGTACGGGGATTTATGATGATGTGTATGTGGCGAAAAAGATTCGCAAAGTAACGGAAATTCCGCCGAACGGAGAGTATACGTGGGAATTTCGTATGAAATTACTAAAATAA